In Candidatus Tanganyikabacteria bacterium, the genomic stretch AGCCAGGCGGAGCGTGGCGGCCAGCAAGGCCAGGAAGACGGCGAGATCCATCTAAGTCTTGGCCTCCTCGCGCGGGCTCGCCTCGGCGGGGGGCACGGTCTGCTCCAGGGCCGGGCCGGCGGCGGTGCGCTTCTTCTGGCGTCCCTGGTCGATGTAGTAGCGGATGCCGGCCTCGGCGGCCACCATCAGGATGACGAGAGCCTGCAGCACGCTGATGATCTGGCTGGATACGCCCGCCTCGACCTGCATCTGGCCCGCGCCCGAGCGCAGCGCCGCGAACAGCCAGGCCGCCAGGACGATGCCGAACGGATGGTTGAGGCCGAGCAACGACACGGCGATCGAGTCGTAGCCGTAGCCGGCGCTGAAGCCTTCCTGCACCAGGCGGAAGTCGACGCCCGCGATCTGGGTGCCGCCGGCCAGACCGGCCAGGCCGCCCGACAGGGCCATCGTGCCGACCATGGTGCGGCGCATGCCGATGCCGGCGTACTCGGCCGCATCGGGGTTGAGGCCGACCGTGCGCACCGCGAAACCCCACGGCGTCTTCCAGAGGAACCACCAGACGCCGGCCGCTGCCGCGAGCGCCAGGATGAGCCCCGCGTGCAGCCTCGTATCCTGGATGAGGAGGGGCAGGTGGGCGCCTTCCGGGATGTAGGTGGTCTGGGGGATCGGGCCCGGCCCGTGCAGCGGCCCCCGGACCAGCCAGGAGACCAGCTTCATGGCGACGTAGTTGAGCATGATCGTGGTGATGACTTCATGCGCGCCGAAGCGGGCCTTGAGCGCGCCCGCGATTGCCGCCCAGAGTGCCCCGCCCGCCACGCCGGACAGGAGGATCAGCGCGACCAGTAGAGGAGCGGGCAGCGCGGCGCACGCGAAGCCGACCCAGGCCGCAAAGAGGCCGCCCATCAGGAACTGGCCCTCGACGCCGATGTTGAACAACCCGCCGCGCAGGCCGATGGCGACGGCCAGGGCCGCCATCAGGAGCGGCGTGGTCGCCAGCAGGGTCTCGGCGTTGGCGTTGACCGACCCCACCGCGCCGGTGACCAGCGCGCCCAGGGCCTCCGGCACGTCGTAACCTGAGACCCACAGCACCCCGGCGCCCAGCAGCAGGGCGACGGCGACGGCCAGGATCGAGAACAGGAGATTGCGCAGCATCTAGTGGCGCCCCATGAGGCCGGCAAGATGCCGGCGGTCCCGGGCGGCCCCGGGCGAACCGGCGGTCACTCGGTACCTCCTGGCGGAGACGGCCAGCCGGCGGCCGAGCCGGGGGGTGCGTCCCTGCTCGGCAGTTCGCCCGTCCCGCGGCCGCCGATCATCAGCTTGCCGAGTTCTTCGCGGGTGATCGTCCCGCGCTCGCGCCAGGCCACGATCTTGCCGTGGTAGATGACGGCCAGGCGGTCCGAGAGAGCCATCAGTTCGTCCAGTTCGTTGGTCACCAGGAAGATGGCCGCGCCCTTGGCCTTGAGGTCGCGCATCTGGTCGTAGATGAACTCGGCGGCGCCGGCGTCCACGCCGCGCGTGGGCTGCGAGATGACCAGGGCCTTGTTGCGGGCGTCGAGTTCCCGCGCCACGACGACCTTCTGCTGGTTGCCGCCCGAGAGGGCGCCGACCGAGGTGCGGGCGTCCGGCGCCTTGATGCGGTAGCGCTTGACCTGCTCCTCGCCGTTGGCCGAGATGGCGGCGTGATCCAGCGTGCCGGCCTTGCAGAAGGGCGGCCGGTAGTACCGGTCGAGCACCAGGTTGTCGGCGATCGAGAAGCTCTTGATCACGGCGCGGCGCAGCCGATCCTCGGCGACATGCCCGACGCCGGCCTCGCGCCTGGCACGCGGGGAGAGGGTCGTGAGATCCTTCGGCCCGAGCCTGACCCGCCCGGCCTTCGCCGGGCGCAGGCCGGTGATGACCTCCACGAGTTCGGTCTGGCCGTTGCCCTCGACGCCGATGAGGCCGACGATCTCGCCGGCGCGGACTTCCAGCGAGACGCCCTCCAGGGCCGGGAGGCCGCGGTCGTTGTCCGCGGTGACGTTCTCGACCGCGAGGACCACGTCCCCGCCCTTTGCGGCCGGTTCGTCGGGCACCGGCTTGAGGGCGTGGCCGACGACCATGGCCGCCAGTTGCTGGGTATCGGTCTTGTCCGGGGTGGTCTCGCCCACCCAGCGCCCGCCCCGCATGACCGTGATGTGCGTCGCGATGGCCATGACCTCGCGCATCTTGTGGGTGATGAACACCAGGGCCCGGCCCTCGCCGGCCAGGCGCTGCATCACGCGGCCCAGTTCGTCGATTTCCTGGGGCGTGAGCACGGCGGTCGGTTCGTCGAAGATGAGGATCCTGGCGTCGCGCTGGAGCACCTTGAGGATCTCGACGCGTTGCTGCATGCCGACGGGCAATTGCTCGACGCGGGCGGCCGGATCGATGGGCAGGCCGACGCGATCGGCGAGTTCGGCGACCGTGCGGTTGGCCTTGGCCTCGGCGAAGAACGGCCCCTTGCGGGGCTCGCAGCCGAGCAGCACGTTCTGGGCGACCGTGAGCGGCCCGACGAGCTGGAAATGCTGGTGGACCATGCCGATGCCCAGCCGGATGGCGTGGCTGGGCGTGGGAATCTCGACGACCTTGTCGGCCACCTTGATCGTGCCGGCGTCCGGGCGGGTCATGCCGTACAGGACGTTCATGATGGTGGACTTGCCCGCGCCGTTTTCGCCCAGCAATGCGTGGATCTGGCCCCACTGGAGGGTCAGGTCCACGTTGTCGTTGGCGACGACCCCGGGGTAGATCTTGGTGATGCCCCGGAGTTCGAC encodes the following:
- a CDS encoding ABC transporter ATP-binding protein gives rise to the protein MAAAVELRGITKIYPGVVANDNVDLTLQWGQIHALLGENGAGKSTIMNVLYGMTRPDAGTIKVADKVVEIPTPSHAIRLGIGMVHQHFQLVGPLTVAQNVLLGCEPRKGPFFAEAKANRTVAELADRVGLPIDPAARVEQLPVGMQQRVEILKVLQRDARILIFDEPTAVLTPQEIDELGRVMQRLAGEGRALVFITHKMREVMAIATHITVMRGGRWVGETTPDKTDTQQLAAMVVGHALKPVPDEPAAKGGDVVLAVENVTADNDRGLPALEGVSLEVRAGEIVGLIGVEGNGQTELVEVITGLRPAKAGRVRLGPKDLTTLSPRARREAGVGHVAEDRLRRAVIKSFSIADNLVLDRYYRPPFCKAGTLDHAAISANGEEQVKRYRIKAPDARTSVGALSGGNQQKVVVARELDARNKALVISQPTRGVDAGAAEFIYDQMRDLKAKGAAIFLVTNELDELMALSDRLAVIYHGKIVAWRERGTITREELGKLMIGGRGTGELPSRDAPPGSAAGWPSPPGGTE
- a CDS encoding ABC transporter permease, which encodes MLRNLLFSILAVAVALLLGAGVLWVSGYDVPEALGALVTGAVGSVNANAETLLATTPLLMAALAVAIGLRGGLFNIGVEGQFLMGGLFAAWVGFACAALPAPLLVALILLSGVAGGALWAAIAGALKARFGAHEVITTIMLNYVAMKLVSWLVRGPLHGPGPIPQTTYIPEGAHLPLLIQDTRLHAGLILALAAAAGVWWFLWKTPWGFAVRTVGLNPDAAEYAGIGMRRTMVGTMALSGGLAGLAGGTQIAGVDFRLVQEGFSAGYGYDSIAVSLLGLNHPFGIVLAAWLFAALRSGAGQMQVEAGVSSQIISVLQALVILMVAAEAGIRYYIDQGRQKKRTAAGPALEQTVPPAEASPREEAKT